A single genomic interval of Armigeres subalbatus isolate Guangzhou_Male chromosome 1, GZ_Asu_2, whole genome shotgun sequence harbors:
- the LOC134203956 gene encoding uncharacterized protein LOC134203956: protein MPSAAVAEKNAAWARLLQHRTRANEARYKRARNRQNSIFRRKKRQQEDRDREETEELYRANNARKFYEKLNRSRKGHVPQPDMCKDINGNLLTNEREVIQRWRQHYEEHLNGDMADNGGGMVMNLGARAQDMRLPAPNLQEIQEEIGRLKNNKAPGVDQLPGELFKHGGEALARALHWVITKVLGG, encoded by the coding sequence gagaagaatgcagcatgggcgagattgctgcaacaccgcacgagggcgaacgaggcacgatacaaacgggcgcggaacagacaaaactcgattttccggaggaaaaagcgccagcaggaagatcgagaccgtgaagagacggaggaactgtaccgcgctaataacgcacgaaagttctatgagaagttgaaccgttcacgtaagggccacgtgccacagcccgatatgtgtaaggacataaacgggaaccttcttacgaacgagcgtgaggtgatccaaaggtggcggcagcactacgaagagcacctgaatggcgatatggcagacaacggtggcggtatggtaatgaacctaggagcacgcgcgcaggacatgcgacttccggctccgaatctccaggaaatccaggaggagatcggtcggctgaaaaacaacaaagcccctggagttgaccaactaccaggagagctgtttaaacacggtggtgaagcactggctagagcgctgcactgggtgattaccaaggttttgggaggatga